From Vigna unguiculata cultivar IT97K-499-35 chromosome 5, ASM411807v1, whole genome shotgun sequence, the proteins below share one genomic window:
- the LOC114185474 gene encoding E3 ubiquitin-protein ligase HAKAI homolog yields the protein MLQIRLSRAPASEGSAGVKQSPVENVTVACPDHLVLADLPVAKGIGAATATSLVKTLGRRSRRQLGERVHFCVRCDFPVAIYGRLSPCEHAFCLDCSRSDSMCYLCDERIQKIQTIKMMEGILICAAPHCLKSFLKKADFESHIQDSHANLLRPNADKEDGNDSEAQSVRQSTASDSTARGPQRTVFSPGSNSQQHDLEDKSRRQTPREQPPSRQTLQPKPPYYGQQHPSDTMSGSVGGGQQGFHQQSFDMQQPPQEPSQFSDRQQAVGPETPFPEYATMHPAQPSNVPSLVTSNPMLNPPLPFGYPPYPNERAQPFYGGPYDMPRPDSGADIGGEQSSLLGFPQGAPNGPNFPGNYPQPWNSGIGGVPFEQTQGGMVVDPREGKGILAPQPMPLPPPPPPPPNMSHLKQNYYSGELGHDGQGYGWQHDNRDGFGSQG from the exons ATGCTTCAGATTCGGCTTAGCAGGGCTCCTGCATCAGAGGGGTCAGCAGGGGTGAAACAGTCACCTGTTGAGAATGTTACAGTTGCGTGCCCTGATCATCTGGTTCTTGCTGATCTTCCTGTTGCAAAGGGCATTGGTGCAGCCACGGCTACTTCTCTTGTGAAAACTTTGGGCCGTAGGTCCCGTCGCCAGCTTGGCGAGCGAGTCCATTTCTGTGTTCGCTGTGATTTCCCTGTAGCCATTTATGGACGCCTG AGCCCTTGTGAGCACGCCTTTTGTCTGGATTGTTCTAGAAGTGATTCAATGTGCTACCT GTGTGATGAACGAATCCAGAAGATTCAAACAATCAAAATGATGGAAGGAATCCTGATTTGTGCTGCCCCTCATTGTCTCAAATCTTTCTTAAAGAAAGCTGATTTTGAATCTCATATCCAAGACAGCCATGCCAACCTTCTTCGACCCAATGCTGATAAAGAAGATGGAAACGACTCAGAAGCACAGAGTGTTAGGCAATCTACAGCTTCAGATTCCACTGCTAGAGGTCCCCAAAGAACAGTTTTTTCTCCTGGTTCGAATTCCCAGCAACATGATCTGGAAGATAAATCTCGTAGACAGACACCAAGAGAGCAACCACCTTCAAGGCAAACCCTGCAGCCAAAGCCACCATATTACGGTCAACAACACCCTTCAGATACCATGTCTGGCTCTGTTGGAGGCGGACAACAGGGTTTTCATCAACAAAGTTTTGACATGCAGCAACCCCCACAAGAACCTTCCCAGTTTTCTGACAGGCAGCAAGCAGTGGGTCCAGAGACCCCATTTCCTGAGTATGCAACGATGCACCCTGCACAACCTTCCAATGTTCCCTCCCTGGTTACTTCAAACCCAATGTTGAACCCTCCTCTGCCATTTGGTTACCCCCCTTACCCAAATGAACGAGCTCAACCCTTTTATGGTGGTCCCTATGATATGCCTAGGCCGGACTCAGGTGCTGATATTGGTGGGGAGCAGAGTTCATTATTGGGATTCCCACAAGGTGCCCCAAATGGCCCAAATTTTCCAGGAAATTATCCCCAGCCCTGGAACTCAGGAATTGGTGGTGTGCCTTTTGAACAAACACAGGGAGGTATGGTTGTGGATCCAAGGGAGGGCAAAGGTATATTGGCACCGCAGCCCATGCCCCTGCCACCACCACCTCCGCCTCCACCCAACATGTCACATTTGAAACAGAACTACTATTCTGGGGAGCTTGGGCATGATGGTCAGGGTTATGGGTGGCAGCATGATAACCGTGATGGCTTTGGTAGCCAGGGCTAG